The genomic DNA CGGTCTCGCGCTCGTCGACGACGCTGCTCTCGGCCGCGCGCACGCTGGTCACGCAGGTCGACATCCCCAATCCCGACGGCGCGCTGCGGCCGGGGCTCTACATCACCATCACGCTGGAGATCCCGCGCGTCTCGCCCGCCGTGACGGTGCCGAACGACGCCCTGATCTTCGACCAGCACGGGACCCGCGTGGCCGTGGTCGAGGCGGCCGGGGAGGGGGGCGGCGTGGTGCGGATGCGCCCGGTCACGATCTTCCGGCAGACCCGCACGCTGCTGGAACTGCGCGACGGCCTGAGCGGCGGCGAGCGCGTCGTCGTGGGCCCGCCGGCCTCGCTGCGCGACGGCGACAGGGTCACCCTGCGTCCGGAGGACCGGGCCGGGGCGTGAGCCGCGCTGTGGGCGGCGGCCGTACGCGCGGCACGGGACGGGCGCCCGCCGTCCGGCCGCCGTGTCCAGCCCTGGGACAGCTCCGGCGGCGATAAGCGCCGGGCACGCGGCGGCCGACGCGGGGTCAGACCCCGGCGCCGCCGTGACCGGCCGGCTCAGGAAGCGGATCTCACCGCCGTGGCACTCGGAACGATAGCGCTGTCGATCGCGCTGCTTGGGCTCGCCCTGGCGATCCTCGGGCTGACACTGGCCCTCGCGGGGGGGACCTGGTTCTACGTCGCCCTGGGCGTGGGCGTGCTGGCCTCCGGCGTCGAGCTGGCCCGGCGGCGGCAGCGCGGCCTCGGGATCTACGCGCTGGTGCTGGCCGCGGCCTTCGCCTGGACGGTCGGCGAGGTCGGGCTCGACAAGTGGCAATGGATCCCGCGCGGGGCCCTGCTCCTCCTCGTCGGACTCGTGCTCTGCCTGCCCCCCGTGGTGCGGCGCCTGCGCGACGCGCCGGAGCGGCCCTGGAAGCCTGGCCTCGGGAACGGCCCGCTCGCCCTCCGGGTCGTCGTGCTGCTGATCGCGGCCTCGGGTGCCGCGTCCTGGTTCTTCGACCCGGTCGAGACGCGGGGCAGCCTGCCGAAGGTCGCGGGGGCGGGGCCCGCCGCCGTCGATCCGAGCGGCGTTCCCTATCCGGCCGACGATTGGGTCGCCTACGGCGGCACCAATCTCGGCCAGCGCTACTCGGCGCTGGCGGATATCGGCACCGCCAATGTCCGGGGCCTCGCCGTGGCCTGGGAGCACCATACCGGCGACCTGCGCGGCGACAGCCGGGCGGATCCGAAGGAATTCACCTTCGAGGCCACGCCCATCAAGGTGAACGGGCTGCTCTACCTCTGCACGCCGCACAACATCGTCCAGGCCCTGGAGCCCGAAACCGGCCGGCTGGTCTGGGCCTTCGACCCGAAGATGGCGCGGGACGGCCAGTACCAGCACCAGACCTGCCGCGGCGTGTCCTACAACGACTCGACCGGCTACGCGCCGCCCGCCGAGGCCGATGCGGACAGGGCCGCCGCCGTCGTGGCCGCGGTCGCCGAATGTCCGCGCCGGATCATCGCGGCCTCGGTCGACGCGCGCCTCTACGCGCTGAACGCCGAGACCGGCGCCCTGTGCCGGACCTTCGGGGCGGACGGGTTCGTCGATCTGAAGGCGCAGATGCCGAACCTCCGGCGCGCCGCCTATCAGCAGACCTCGGCACCGCTGGTGACCCGGAACCTCATCGTCCTCGGCAGCGCCATCGCCGACAATTACTACGCGGACAACCCCTCGGGCGTGATCCGCGCCTTCGACGTGCGCACCGGCGCGATCGTCTGGAAGTTCGACGCCGGCAAGCCCGACGCGACCGCGCCGCTGCGGCCCGGCGACAAGTACGAGCCCAACTCGGCGGTGGCCTGGACGCAGTTCTCGGCCGACGAGGCCCTGGGGCTCGTCTACGTGCCGTTCGGCAACCGGGCGCCCGATCAGGTGGGCGTGGCCCGGTCGAGGGCCGACGAGGCCCTCATCGACGCCCTGGCGGCGCTGGATCTGGAGACGGGCACGCTGCGCTGGGCGTTCCGGACCACGTATCACGACCTCTGGGACCGCGATAACCCGTCCCAGCCGGTCCTCCTCACCCTGCCGCAGGGCGAGGGGACGGTGCCGGCGATCCTGATCCCCACCAAGGTCGGCAACGTCTGGGTCCTCGACCGCCGCACCGGCGCCCCGATCCGGCCGGTCTCCGAGGTCCCGGTCTCGACCCGGACCGACATCCCGGGGGAGACGCCGTCCCCGGTCCAGCCGATGTCGTCCCTCGGCTTCACGCCGGCGCCGCTGACGGAGGCCGGCATGTGGGGCGTCACGCCCTTCGACCAGATTCAGTGCCGCCTCGCCTTCCGGTCGAACCGCTACGACGGCAACCCGTTCACACCGCCCCAGGCGTCGGAGGGCGCGATCGTCTGGCCCGGCAATATCGGGGTGTTCAACTGGGGGTCGGTAGCGGTCGATCCGGTCCATCACTGGATGATCGCGACGCCGCAATACCTGCCCTACATCTACCGCCTGCTCCCGCGCCCGCCGGGCGAGCCGGAACGGCGCCTCGTCGGCGCCGATCCCGAGGCGAGCCCGGTCAACGAGAATCTCGGCGGCCCCTACGCGGTCTCCATCGCGCACATGCGCTCCGCCCTCGGCATCCCCTGCAGCGCGCCGCCCTGGGGCGTGCGGGTCGGCGTGAATCTCGCCGACGGCACGCTCGCCTGGAAGCGCCGCAACGGCACGGTCGCGGGGCAGAAGGTCGGCGGCCTGGCGGTCCCGCTCCCCCTGGAGATGGGCATGCTGGCCCACGGCGGCACCCTGACCACGGCGGGCGGCGTCGCGTTCACGGCCGCCACGCTCGACGACCGCATGCGCGGCTACGACATGCGGACCGGTGAGGTCCTGTGGTCCACGACGTTGCCGGCCGGCGGCCAAGCCACGCCGATGACCTATCGCGGCCGCGACGGCCGGCAGTACGTGGTGATCGCGGCAGGCGGGCACGGCGCCCTCGGCACCACGCCGGGCGACTCGGTCATCGCCTTCAGGCTGGAGTGAGCCGTCGCGCGCCGGCCGGCCGCCGAAGCGGGCGCTGCGGCGGCTTCGGCGAGGCCCCGGCCCTTCCGGCCGGGGCGGCGGTCTAGGCCGCGAGCCGGGCCCGCGCGTCGGTGCGGGCGAGGCGGGCCAGCAGGTACTCGACCTCGGCCTTCGCCTGCGCGGTCAGCGCCTGCGACGGCTTGCGCTGCGCGTCGGACGCGAAGATCCCCCGGCGCATGAACACGTATTTGCGCACCGCGAGCCCCAGCGGGCCCTGCTGCTGCTCGTAGCGGAGATAGGGGAGGTGGGCGTCGAACAGGTCGTGGGCAGCGTCGCGCTGCCCCGCCCGGCCGAGGCGGACCACGTCGACCAGCATCTCCGGGAAGGCGTAGCCGGTATTGGCCCCGTCGGCGCCGCGCTCGGTCTCGAAGTCGAGGAACAGGCCGCCATTGCCCACGAGGATGGAGATGTGGCGCATCGAGCCGTCCGCCTCGAAGCCGCGCAGCGTGGAGATCTTCTCCAGGCCCGGCCAGTCCTCGTGCTTGAGCATCACGCAGGAGGGGTTCTCGGACACGATCCGGCGGATCACGCCGGGGGTCATCTGGACCGAGAAGGTGAGGGGGTAGTCCTGAAGCACGAAGGGCACGTCCGGGCCCACGGCCTCGGCGGCATTCCGAAAATAGCCGACCACCTGGTCGTCGGTGCGGAGCGTGTTGGGCGGCGCGATCATCACGCCGGCCGCGCCCAGCTCCATCACCTCCCGGGCGAGCGCCCGCATGGCCGCGAAGCCCGGCGCCGTGACGCCGACGATCACCGGCAGCCGGGTGCGCCCGAGGACGCGCCGCGCCACCGCGATCCCCTCCGCGTGGTCGAGCTTGCCGGCCTCGCCGAGCTGGCCGAGGATCGTCAGGCCGTCGACGCCGGCCGCCCCGAAGAAGTCGGTCATCCGGTCGAGGGAGACCTCGTCGATCCGGCCGTCCGGATGGAACGGCGTCGGCGCGATCGGGACGACGCCGCCGATGTCGCTGGTGAGAGGCATGCCGGTCTCCGCGCTGCTGCTGCGGCGGCCGCCGGCCGCCGGGTGGCATGCCCCATACTAAAAAATCCCGGGCGACGCGACGCGCCCGGGACGGGATCGGGCGCTGGACGGGATCGGACCGCGTTCGGCGCGCGACCGACCCGCTCGGTCAGCCCAGCAGCTTGTCGAGGGTGATCGGCATCTCGCGGACCCGCACGCCGGTGGCGTGCCAGACCGCGTTGGCGATGGCGCCCACCGTGCCGGTGATGCCGATCTCGCCGACCCCCTTCACGCCGAGGTGGTTCACCACCGCGTCGTCCTCGTGGACCAGGATCGCCTCCATGGCGGGCACGTCGGCGTTCACCGGCACGTGGTACTCGGCGAGGTTGTCGTTGAGGAACCGGCCGGTGCGCGGGTCCATCTCGGCCCGCTCGTGCAGGGCGAAGGACAGGCCCCAGATCATCCCGCCGTAATACTGGCTCCGGACGAGGCGCGGGTTGATCACCCGTCCGGCCGCGAAGGCGCCGACGAGGCGGCTCACGCGGATCTGGCCGAGATCGGGATCGACCTTCACCTCGGCGAAGACCGCGCCGTGGGCGTGCATGGCGTAGGAGGCCTGCGCCGCCGGGTCGGCGCCGGCCTTGCCCTGGCCCTCGATCCTCGACCGGCCGGCCCGCCTGAGGATGTCGGTGAAGGACTCGCTCCGACCCGGGTCGTCGCGCCGGGTCAGACGCCCGTCCGCGGCGGTCACGCCGGCGTTGCCGGCGCCGTAGAGCGGGGAGGCGGGATCGTTGGTGGCGAGCTCCGCCAGCTGCCGGATCACGTCGCCGGCCGCCGCGTGGACCGCGCCGCCCGCGGTGGCGGTGTGGCCCGAGCCGCCCGCGATGCCGGCATTCGGCAGGTCGGACGAGCCCATCCGGAAGGTGAGGGCGTCCATCCCGATCCCGAGCCCGTCGGCGGCGATCTGGGCCAGCGCCGTCCACGAGCCCTGGCCCATGTCGATCGCCCCGAGCTCCACCGTGCCGGTGCCGTCGGCGCGGATCTCGGCCCGGGCCATGCCCTCGAAGATCAGCGCCGGGAAGGTGGCGGTGCCCATGCCGGTGCCGACCAGGAACCCGTCCCGGTCGCGGGTCTGGCGGGGCCGGAGCGGGCGCCCGGCCCAGCCGAACGCCTCGGCGCCGCGCCGGTAGCAGTCCCGCAGGGCCTTGGAGGAGAACGGCTTGCCGGTGATCGGCTCGACCTCGGCGTAGTTGGCGAGGCGGAACTCCAGCGGGTCCATGCCGAGTTCGTGGGCCATCTCGTCCAGCGCGCTCTCCAGGGCGACGCTGCCGGTGGCCTCGCCGGGCGCGCGCATGAACAGCGGCGTGCCGGTGTCGAGGCGCACGGCCTCGTGCCGGATGGCGATGGCGGGGCTCGCGTAGAGGGTGCTGGTCGCCCGGCCCGCCGGCTCGAAGAAGTCGTCGAAGCTCGACGAGGCGGTGCGGATGTGATGGTCGAGGGCCGTCAGCTTGCCGGACGCGTCGGCGCCGAGCCGGAGGGTCTGCCGGGTCGGCCCGCGATGGCCCATCGGGCCGTACATCTGCGTGCGGGTCGGGACGAGCTTCACCGGCCTGCCGACGAGCTTCGCCGCCATGCAGGCGAGCACCTGCGGCCCGGCGGGGACGCCCTTCGAGCCGAAGCCGCCGCCGAGATAGGGGCTCTCGATGTGGATGTCGTCGGGGCTGATGCCGAAGAGCCCGGCGAGCCGGGCCTGCGACATGGCGAGCGCCTGGGTCGGCATGAAGAGCGTCAGCCGGTTCCCGTCCCAGCTCGCCACCGCCGCGTGGGGCTCCATGGCGTTGTGGTACTGGGCCGGCGTCTCGTAGGTCGCGGCGATCGTCCTGGACGCGGCCGCGAGTCCGGCCTCGACGTCGCCGTCCGTCTCGACGGGCGGGGCGCCGACGCCGACCGAATCCGGCGTGAAGGCCGCGCCGGCATCGAGCCCGATCCGCGGCGTCTCGGCCGCGTAGGTCGGGGCGAGCAGCCGGGCGCCCTCGGTGGCCGCCTCCAGGGTCTCGGCGATCACCACGGCGATGGGCTGGTTGGCGTAGCGGACGCGGTCGTTCTGCAGGAGGTCGAGGCGGAACGTGAACGGCCCGTCCTTGGCGTCCGGGTCCTTGGCGAGCGCCGGGGCGTGCCCCGGCCGCATCACCGCCACGACGCCGGGATGCGCCTCGGCGGCGGCCACGTCGAGGCCGGTGACGCGGCCGCGGGCGATCCGGGCGACGCAGAGCGCCGCGTGGAGGGTGCCGGGAGGTAGGTTGTCGGCGGAGAAGCGGGCCTGGCCCGTCACCTTGAGGGGGCCGTCGCGCCGGGTCAGCGGCTGGCCGATGCTGGAGCCGTGGCGGATCGCGCCGGCGGGGAGGTTCGAGGCGGGCATGTTCGATGGCTTGGAGGTCGCGGTCATGCGGGTCTCCTCAAAGGGGTCCGGTTGAAGCCTTCGGTTGCGGCGACCCGCTCCGTCATCGCGAGCGGAGCGAAGTGACCCAGGGCAGCGCGACGTCGGGCATCGTGGCGCCGCCCGGCTCGCTCCGCCCGCGATGACGGCGCCGAGCCGCCGACCGGGGGCGGGGTCAGACGATGCCGAACGGGGAGGCGGGGAGCGCCGGGATCCGGGCGGGCGTGCCCGCGGCGGCCTGGGTCAGCGCGCGGATCGCCACCCGGCGGGCGAGCTCGATCTTGAAGGCGTTGGCTTCGCCGGTGGGCCTGGCGCCGGACAGCGCCGCGTCGGCGGCCTTCGCGAAGGCCTCGGCGGAGGGTGCCTGTCCGGCGAGCGCCGCCTCGGCCTCCGCCACCCGCCAGGGCTTGAGCGCCAGCCCGCCCAGGGCGAGCCGGGCCTGCCCGATCCGGCCGCCGGCCTCCAGGGTGAGGGCGGCCGCCGCCGAGACGACCGCGAAGGCGTAGGAGGTGCGGTCGCGGACCTTGAGGTAGCGGGCGTTGCCCCGGAAGGACGCCGCCTCCGGGGGCAGGCGCAGGGCGGTGATCAGCTCGCCGGGCCGCAGGTCGGTCTCCCGCTCCGGGTGGTCGCCGGGGAGGTGGTGGAACGCGGTGAGCGGCACCTCCCGGGCGCCGTCCGGCCCGGTGATCTCCACCACCGCGTCGAGGGCGGCGAGCGGCACGCAGAAGTCGGACGGGTGGGTGGCGATGCAGTGCTCGCTCCAGCCCTGGACCGCGTGGATGCGGGTGGCGTGCCCCAGGGCCGCGCAGCCGGAGCCGGGCGCGCGCTTGTTGCAGGGCGAGACCGCGTCGGTGAAGAACTGGCAGCGGGTGCGCTGCATCAGGTTGCCGCCGACCGTGGCGGCGTTGCGCAGCTGCGCCGAGGCGCCGGCCAGCAGGGCCTCGGCCACCATCGGGTAGGCCTCGGCGAAGGCCGAATCGTGGGCGAGGTCGCTGTTGCGCACCAGGGCGCCGACCCGGGCGGTGCCGTCCGGCAGCCGCTCGATGGCCGAGAGGCCGGGGAGGCGGGTGATGTCGACGACCCGCTCCGGCGTGGCGACGCCGCCCTTCATCAGGTCGACGAGGTTGGTGCCGGCGGCGAGGTAGGCCGTGCCCGGAAGCTGGCCGGCCGCCACGGCCTCGGGCACGCTCGCGGGGCGGATGTAGTCGAAGGTCCTCACGCCGCGTCCTCCCGCTGCTCCGAGGTCCGGGCCGCCGCGTCCTGCACGGCGTCCAGGATGCCCGCGTAGGCGCCGCAGCGGCAGAGATTGCCGCTCATGCCCTCGCGGATGCGCTCCGGATCGGTGCCGGCATGACCCTCGCGGATCAGGCCGACCGCGCTCATGATCTGGCCGGGGGTGCAGAAGCCGCACTGGAAGCCGTCATGGGCGATGAAGGCCGCCTGGACCGGGTGCAGCCGGTCGCCCTCGGCGAGCCCCTCGATGGTCAGGATCTCGGCGCCGTCGAGGCTCGCGGCGAGGGTCAGGCAGCTGTTGATGCGCCGCCCGTTCACCAGGACCGTGCAGGCGCCGCACTGGCCGCGGTCGCAGCCCTTCTTGGCGCCCGTCAGGCCGAGGCGCTCGCGCAGGAGATCGAGGAGGGTGACGCGCGGATCGTCGAGGGCGATCTCGCGCGGCTGCCCGTTCAGGGTGAGCCTGAGGGGAATGGTCATGCGGGGGTCCCGGCTTTTGAGGCTGGAACCGTTACAGATAGCCGCTACCGCGCCCTCGGCGAGACCTTATGCAGAAAGCGATGTGCGCAAGATCACAGCACGCGCAGGTTGCGCGTTCACGCTGACTTGACCGTGACCTCCGAGGCGGATTTCAGCGCCGTCTTGCCCTTGGCGGTCTTGATCTCCACCGCCGGCTTCGCCTTCGAAGCCTCGCGCTTCACCGTGTTGCCCTGGATGGTCTTCTCGACGTCGTGGGTGTGGACCTTGGTCACCTCGCCCGAGACGGTGCCCTTGCCCCATTTGTAGGTGACGTCGTCGCCGGTCTTCACCTTGGCCTTGGCAGTCATCCGATCCTCCGTCGTGGCTGCGGGACAAGGCGCCGGGAGCGGGTGCGTTCCCGGCTCTCCACGGCCGGGATGCCGCACTCAGCGCCCGACCTCCCGGCGCAGGGCCGCGACCATCGTCTCGACCGCCGCCTGCGCGGTCTCACCGAGGTCGATGTCGGTCTCGCCGGCGGTGACGAGGCCGCGCGCCTCCAGTTCCTCCACGCCCTCCGGGTCGGCCTCGTGGCCGGCGCCGTCCCGGCGGATCACCGAGGTGACCCTCTCGCCGCTGACGAGGCGGTGGTAGGCCGCGAAGGCGAAGATCGAGAGGGCCTTGTCGGAGAGTCCGTTCAGGTCGTCGGCCATGCGTGCGCTCCTCGCGTCGGGTTCGTCGGACGAACGCCGTACGGGCCTGAGGGGTCCGGACGGACGCCAGGGTGCGACGACACGCGCGGCGACAGGTGCGACGACAGGCGCGCCCGCCGGAGCGGCGCCGCTTCGCGCCGGGCCCGGCTTGCTGCTAATCTGCCGCTCTCCATGACCCAGCACACCGATCAGACCGAAGTGGAACCGAGCCCCGAGACGCGCCCCGCGCCCGCGCCGCCCGATCTCGACTATCGCCTGCGCCAGCAGGCGATCCTGTCCGAGTTCGGCGTCGAGGCTCTGCGCGGCACCGATGTCGATCACCTGCTGCAGCGGGCCGCGGAACTGTGCGCGCAGGGCATGGGCGCGGAGTTCTGCAAGGCCCTGGAATATCAGCGCGGCGCCGACACCCTGCTGGTCCGAGCCGGCGTCGGCTGGGGACCCGACGTGATCGGGAAGGCCCGGATCGGGGCGGACCTCGCCTCCCCCGCGGGCTTCGCCCTCAAGACCGGCCGGCCGGTGATCTCCAACCACCTCGCCGACGAGACCCGGTTCCGCACGCCGCAGCTCATGGCCGAGCACGGCATTCGCCGGGCGATCAACGTGCTGATCGAGAACCGGGACGGCGCCTTCGGGGTGCTGGAGGTGGACGACACCCGCGAGGGCATGTTCGCGGAGGCCGACATCGCCTTCATGCAGGGCTTCGCCAACCTGCTCGGGGGCGCCATCGAGCGCCAGCGGACCGAGAGCCTGCTGCGGGCCGCCCTCGCCCGGCAGGACCTGCTCGCCCGCGAGATGAGCCACCGGGTCAAGAACAGCCTCGCCATCGTGGCGAGCCTCCTCGCCCTGCAGGCCCGGGCCGCCGAGGACCCGGCCGTGCAGACGGCCCTGGCGGACGCGCGCAGCCGCGTCGAGGCGATCGCGGGCGTCCACGACCAGCTCTGGCGGCAGGGTGACAAGGCGGAGGGGGAGGGGGAGGGGGTGCCGGGCGAGCTCGACCTCGCGCCCTTCCTCGAGAAGCTCGTGGCCAACCTCGCCAGCGGCGTGCCGGGCCAGCGGCTCGCCTGCGCGGCCTGCCCGCAGCGGATCTCGGCCGATCGGGCGATCCCCATCGGCCTGCTGGTCAACGAACTCGTCACCAACGCGCTCAAATACGCCTACCCCCCCGAGACGCACCCGGCAGGCGGCGAGATCCGGGTCCGCGCCGAGCGCCGGCCCGAGGGGCTCGTGGTCGAGGTGGCCGACGACGGGATCGGCCTGCCGGCGGGATTCGAGATCGGGCGTAACTCGAGGAGCCTCGGGATGCGGGTGGTCGGCAGCCTCACGCGCCAGCTCGGCGGCAGCCTGACGATTCCGGCCCGGGAGAAGGGCACCTGCTTCCGCCTGGAGGTGCCCCTGGAGATGCCCCCGGCCGGCTGAGCGCGGCGTGCTCCCCGACCGGGCGGGGACTGGACAGAGGCCCTGCCCCGCCGCGATCTGGGCGCGGCGGGTTCGGCGAGACAGAGCGGATGCAGTGACCGGAGACAGGACGACGGCGGCGCTCATCGCCGAACGGCTCCACGCCTTTCGGAGCCTCGGCGACAATTGCGAGTTCGGGTTCGTGCAGCGCTACGGCGGGGTCGAGCCCTCCGGCCTGCTGCGCTTCTCCTACACGCCCATGGAGGACCTGATCCGCGGCCTGCGCTGCGGCTTCACGGATTTCGGCGTGCCGGGCGACCTGCGGCTCTCCGTGAGTTCCGGCGGCACCTATTACTGCCACAGCGTCGCCTACAACATCTGGGCGAATACCGGGCACCCGGCCGGCTCGATCGAGCCGGAGGTGCTGCTGGAGCGGGAATACGGCCGGCTGGCCCATCTCAAGCGCAAGCTGCTCGACGAACTCGCGGACGGCTCGAAGATCCTGGTGCGCAAGGTCGGCCGCGACGAGACCGAGGCCGACTTCGCCCGCCTGGTCGAGGCGGTCCGGGCGCACGGGCCCTCGACGCTGCTGCGCGTGACCGAGGCCGGACCGGACTGGGTTCCCGAACCGGCCCGGCGCGTCGCCGACCGGCTGATCGCGGGACAGGTCCGCCGGTTCGCGCCGGTGGAGCAGGCCTGGGAGGTCGATCTCGAACCCTGGATGCACCTCGTGGACAGCGCCTACGCGCTGGAGCGCGGCGCGGCGCCGACCCGCCTCGACGCCGCCGCCTTCCCGGAGGCGCTGGCGCTGCCGGGACGCCTGCGCCGGCATGTCGGCCGGCACCGGGCGACGGCCTTGAGCGCCTACACGCGGGCGGTGGATCCGGCCGGCTTCCGCGCCGACACGGTCCACGTGTTCTCGAGCTGGGTGTGGATCCCGGAGGACTTCGCCGGGGACCGGGTCTTCGCGGCGGCCGGCTACGCGCGGCTCGGCTGGCGGGACGCCGACCTGTCGCGGCGCCGGTGCTGGCAGCGCGTCTGGGCGGCGGGACGGCTGCGCCCCGACGCGGCGCGGGAGCCCGTCGGGCTCGGCATGATCGGCACGCGGCGGGACGGGTTCTGGTCCGCCGGGGCCCGCTTCGCCGAGGGGCCGATCCCCGGCGATGAGCCGGCGCCGGAGCTGCGGATGCCGCCGGCCCGGTTCCCGGGCCGGGATCTCCTCGGCCGGCTGCTGCCGCGGGTCCTGTAGACCCCGGACCGGCACCCGACCGGGAACCGATCCGGCACGGCGGTCTTGCCTACCGGGCCGCACGGGACAGCGCCCGTCGCGAGGGAGCCCATGCCCGGTTCCGTGCCCGACCGCCGCTCTCTGCTCCTCACCCTGGCCGCGGGGTCGGCGCTCCTGTCGACGCGGGGCGCCGACGCCGTCGGGGCGCCGGAGCGGATCCCGCTCTGGCCGGGGCAGCCGCCGGGCGGCGGCGGTCCGCAGGGTCCGCCGGTCCGCGACGACAGCGGCGCCGTGAAGAACGTCGCCGTGCCGGTCCTGGAGGTGTACGCCCCGGA from Methylobacterium radiotolerans JCM 2831 includes the following:
- a CDS encoding membrane-bound PQQ-dependent dehydrogenase, glucose/quinate/shikimate family; amino-acid sequence: MALGTIALSIALLGLALAILGLTLALAGGTWFYVALGVGVLASGVELARRRQRGLGIYALVLAAAFAWTVGEVGLDKWQWIPRGALLLLVGLVLCLPPVVRRLRDAPERPWKPGLGNGPLALRVVVLLIAASGAASWFFDPVETRGSLPKVAGAGPAAVDPSGVPYPADDWVAYGGTNLGQRYSALADIGTANVRGLAVAWEHHTGDLRGDSRADPKEFTFEATPIKVNGLLYLCTPHNIVQALEPETGRLVWAFDPKMARDGQYQHQTCRGVSYNDSTGYAPPAEADADRAAAVVAAVAECPRRIIAASVDARLYALNAETGALCRTFGADGFVDLKAQMPNLRRAAYQQTSAPLVTRNLIVLGSAIADNYYADNPSGVIRAFDVRTGAIVWKFDAGKPDATAPLRPGDKYEPNSAVAWTQFSADEALGLVYVPFGNRAPDQVGVARSRADEALIDALAALDLETGTLRWAFRTTYHDLWDRDNPSQPVLLTLPQGEGTVPAILIPTKVGNVWVLDRRTGAPIRPVSEVPVSTRTDIPGETPSPVQPMSSLGFTPAPLTEAGMWGVTPFDQIQCRLAFRSNRYDGNPFTPPQASEGAIVWPGNIGVFNWGSVAVDPVHHWMIATPQYLPYIYRLLPRPPGEPERRLVGADPEASPVNENLGGPYAVSIAHMRSALGIPCSAPPWGVRVGVNLADGTLAWKRRNGTVAGQKVGGLAVPLPLEMGMLAHGGTLTTAGGVAFTAATLDDRMRGYDMRTGEVLWSTTLPAGGQATPMTYRGRDGRQYVVIAAGGHGALGTTPGDSVIAFRLE
- a CDS encoding dihydrodipicolinate synthase family protein: MPLTSDIGGVVPIAPTPFHPDGRIDEVSLDRMTDFFGAAGVDGLTILGQLGEAGKLDHAEGIAVARRVLGRTRLPVIVGVTAPGFAAMRALAREVMELGAAGVMIAPPNTLRTDDQVVGYFRNAAEAVGPDVPFVLQDYPLTFSVQMTPGVIRRIVSENPSCVMLKHEDWPGLEKISTLRGFEADGSMRHISILVGNGGLFLDFETERGADGANTGYAFPEMLVDVVRLGRAGQRDAAHDLFDAHLPYLRYEQQQGPLGLAVRKYVFMRRGIFASDAQRKPSQALTAQAKAEVEYLLARLARTDARARLAA
- a CDS encoding xanthine dehydrogenase family protein molybdopterin-binding subunit, encoding MTATSKPSNMPASNLPAGAIRHGSSIGQPLTRRDGPLKVTGQARFSADNLPPGTLHAALCVARIARGRVTGLDVAAAEAHPGVVAVMRPGHAPALAKDPDAKDGPFTFRLDLLQNDRVRYANQPIAVVIAETLEAATEGARLLAPTYAAETPRIGLDAGAAFTPDSVGVGAPPVETDGDVEAGLAAASRTIAATYETPAQYHNAMEPHAAVASWDGNRLTLFMPTQALAMSQARLAGLFGISPDDIHIESPYLGGGFGSKGVPAGPQVLACMAAKLVGRPVKLVPTRTQMYGPMGHRGPTRQTLRLGADASGKLTALDHHIRTASSSFDDFFEPAGRATSTLYASPAIAIRHEAVRLDTGTPLFMRAPGEATGSVALESALDEMAHELGMDPLEFRLANYAEVEPITGKPFSSKALRDCYRRGAEAFGWAGRPLRPRQTRDRDGFLVGTGMGTATFPALIFEGMARAEIRADGTGTVELGAIDMGQGSWTALAQIAADGLGIGMDALTFRMGSSDLPNAGIAGGSGHTATAGGAVHAAAGDVIRQLAELATNDPASPLYGAGNAGVTAADGRLTRRDDPGRSESFTDILRRAGRSRIEGQGKAGADPAAQASYAMHAHGAVFAEVKVDPDLGQIRVSRLVGAFAAGRVINPRLVRSQYYGGMIWGLSFALHERAEMDPRTGRFLNDNLAEYHVPVNADVPAMEAILVHEDDAVVNHLGVKGVGEIGITGTVGAIANAVWHATGVRVREMPITLDKLLG
- a CDS encoding FAD binding domain-containing protein — encoded protein: MRTFDYIRPASVPEAVAAGQLPGTAYLAAGTNLVDLMKGGVATPERVVDITRLPGLSAIERLPDGTARVGALVRNSDLAHDSAFAEAYPMVAEALLAGASAQLRNAATVGGNLMQRTRCQFFTDAVSPCNKRAPGSGCAALGHATRIHAVQGWSEHCIATHPSDFCVPLAALDAVVEITGPDGAREVPLTAFHHLPGDHPERETDLRPGELITALRLPPEAASFRGNARYLKVRDRTSYAFAVVSAAAALTLEAGGRIGQARLALGGLALKPWRVAEAEAALAGQAPSAEAFAKAADAALSGARPTGEANAFKIELARRVAIRALTQAAAGTPARIPALPASPFGIV
- a CDS encoding (2Fe-2S)-binding protein; the encoded protein is MTIPLRLTLNGQPREIALDDPRVTLLDLLRERLGLTGAKKGCDRGQCGACTVLVNGRRINSCLTLAASLDGAEILTIEGLAEGDRLHPVQAAFIAHDGFQCGFCTPGQIMSAVGLIREGHAGTDPERIREGMSGNLCRCGAYAGILDAVQDAAARTSEQREDAA
- a CDS encoding DUF2945 domain-containing protein, which translates into the protein MTAKAKVKTGDDVTYKWGKGTVSGEVTKVHTHDVEKTIQGNTVKREASKAKPAVEIKTAKGKTALKSASEVTVKSA
- a CDS encoding sensor histidine kinase; this encodes MTQHTDQTEVEPSPETRPAPAPPDLDYRLRQQAILSEFGVEALRGTDVDHLLQRAAELCAQGMGAEFCKALEYQRGADTLLVRAGVGWGPDVIGKARIGADLASPAGFALKTGRPVISNHLADETRFRTPQLMAEHGIRRAINVLIENRDGAFGVLEVDDTREGMFAEADIAFMQGFANLLGGAIERQRTESLLRAALARQDLLAREMSHRVKNSLAIVASLLALQARAAEDPAVQTALADARSRVEAIAGVHDQLWRQGDKAEGEGEGVPGELDLAPFLEKLVANLASGVPGQRLACAACPQRISADRAIPIGLLVNELVTNALKYAYPPETHPAGGEIRVRAERRPEGLVVEVADDGIGLPAGFEIGRNSRSLGMRVVGSLTRQLGGSLTIPAREKGTCFRLEVPLEMPPAG